AAAGGTACTTCATCTTTCTGATCGAGACGTTGTCTGCGAGTAAGGAGGCCTCCATGTACTTGAATCACACACTCGTACTCGAATCTTTCATGCGGCTTCGCACTAATAATCTATCGGGACAAAAAGGGAAAACACCGATGGAGCGGACGTCAAGCCTAATGATTACGCTTGCGCTGGATGCCACGACGAAACGTTTTGGAGTCCAGACTCTGAACGTGGATTTTTCAAAGGCTACCACAAAAACCATGCGTCAAGCGTTCAGCCTTGAGTACGAGAAACTGGTATCGGTTAAGAAAGCCGATAATGGCAGCATACAAAGCGTCTACGAGTTAGGGTTCGTTCATGTTGGGGGTAAAGACCCTGCGCAAAGGATGTCATCAAATTTCCTAACCACTCATGTTGTCGCGGCCACTAAGTCGGAAACAGAATTTGAATACCCACATCGCCCAGCACCATTACTGCACCTTGGAAAAGTTGCTACTGGTCTTCCATATGGGATACAACTCCACCGTGCATGGAAATCCGGAATGATGGAGCACCTCGGTGATGTGTCAAGCACAACTCCATTTACCGACCTTGCCATGTTTTGCCTCCGCTTTGACAATGCAGAGCCAAAAGATTCGCTATCTGACACATTGTCATCAATGCTGCACGAGAAATTCTCGAAGGACATGGCAGACTTTTGGGCTTCAAAGATCAAAGCAGAAAGGCTGTTTGCCAAGCACCTTAAGATCGATGAATTCATGGAAGAAAAACTTGTTGATTCATTGGCAACAATGAACAACGCACAGAATCGTAGAGCCGAACTCATGAAGTACGACAAAGCACAACTTGTCGAAATAATACTTCGCGGCGAAGGATTTAAGTGATAGTTATTTAGGAGGCAGAAAAATGAGCAAAACAGCGTTCATGTGTTCAGACCCGCACATCACCAGCCGTCTCTACAACGGAAGGAGACTTCCCGTCTACGAGTGCAAGGTTGATATCAACATGATAAATGGCTGGGTCGACAACCCTCGAATTGAAGTCGAGAAGAGACGTTTCCAAGCCACTCATGGAATGCGCGAGTTAACTCAAGACGAGGTTTTCGACATAATGAAAAACACCGCCGAATTCAAACTCGCAGATCTCCGCGATGATATCCTGAAGAATGGCTTACGTGAACCGCTGACGCTTTCGTGGTCTGGTCGACTTCTCGATGGCAACCGTCGCTTCTTTGCTTTGAAATACGCACTGGAGTCCATGTCGCCGACAGACCCTAATCGGCAAGATTTGGAAAAAGTCCCGGCCTACGTTCTGCTCGCGGATGCATCCGAAGAAGATGAGCAGAATGTGCTAGTCGAAGAAAATTTCTCGGCATCACTAAAACTTGAATGGCCGGATTACGTGAAAGCCCAAATGGTGGTCAATGCCTATCGCAATGGTGCGGGTCTCGATGAACGCCAGATAGCCAAGAAATTCGGATGGAGTAAACAGAAGGTCATCGAGGCACTTAAGATTGACGAAATCATCCAGAGTTTTATGACCTTCGCAACCGATCCTAAAGACCCGGAGGACGAAACGGGAGGTGGTCTTGGTTTATCCGAAACAGACGCTGAAAACATCTGCGCCAAGAATTACCAATACTTCAATGAAGCCAAGAAATCATTTGCAAACCAGTTAAAGACAGAACCGGACTTCGCTATTCAGTTCTTTAAGTGGATTTACGAAGGAAAATTCTCAAGCTTCCCGGAAGTGCGTATCGCCTACAAGGCCTGGAATAGCCCAGAAGCAAAAGCTGCACTCATGCAGCCCGACCCTACGGCGGCCAAGTCTGCAAAAGCCATCATAGATTATAACTCCCGCGTTGTTAAGACCAACGATGAAATTGAAGGTCGAATTGTGAACTTCACAAGATTCATTGAAGGGATTAGCGTAGCGCAATTGCAGTCTGTCTCCGAAGAGGCTAAAAATAGTTTCCGGCGAATGATTGTAACCTTCAACAGCCTTCTTGACACCGTAGAAGCAACACGATGACGGCGTCTGTCCAAGATGACACAATCGTGTTGTCATGCACGGGGGTGGAGTTTATTCGTGCGCGAGCAACTTTATGTTCGCTGATAGGCGGCAAGTGCCGTGTTGAAAGAGGGAGAATATTTCTGCCGCTTAATTGCGCGGATTTGGTTCTTGACCATTTCCCGGAAATACGATGTCCCGAGTTGGAGTCGAGAAGAGGTGCTCTTGATTTACACTTTGCGGCGGTAGTTAAAGCAAATTCCGATTTCGCACAGGCGCGCATTGATCGTGTCGCAGCCCCTTGGTGTGACACACTTGACATTCCGCAGCAATATGCGGTCAATGCAATGATCTGCCCCAACCTTCGCGGGGCTTGCCTGTTTGATGAACAGGGAACTGGCAAAACTGTAATGACGATTGCTGCATTCGATTTACTCGTCTCATATGGCGAGGTGTCGCGGATGATTGTGGTTGCGCCCAAAAGTATGCTTGGCGGATGGGAAAAAGATTTCATTCGCTTTACCCAAGACAAGTATCGAATCGGCATCGTTGAAGGCAGCACTGAAGAGAAGCGTACGGTTGTTGATTCATGCCCCGATGTACTCATCGTTAATTACGAGGGGATGTCGAATGTGCTGGTATTGCTTAAGGCTATTGCAAAGCAGTCTAAAGTAATGCTTTCCATTGACGAATCCTACTATGCCAAAAATCCTAATGCCGTGCGTTCGTCTTTGCTGCAGGAGTTGAGACCTTTTTGTGTCAAAGGATATGTGTTGTGCGGAACGCCCGCCCCTCGAACTCCATATGATCTTATAAACCAAGTTACCCTCGCGGATGATGGATTTGCATTCGCTGGATTTACAAAGGGTGCCTCTGAAGATGCAGACAGGGATCGCATCAAAAATATCGTGCAGACACGCGCTGTAGTGATAAGGCGTCTTAAAAAAGCCGTTCTTAAGGACGTGCCAGAAAAAAACTTTGAGATTGTCAGAGTCGCACTCACAGGTCGACAGCGGGAGATGTACGACAAGGCCAGAGATCAATTGTTGGTAGAGCTGAAATCCTTGGACAACAGAACCTTCAAGAAGAGGCTTACAAGCTATTTTCAGAAGAGGGCGTCTCTTCTTGAAATATGCGCTACGCCAAGAATGGTTGATCCGCTTTTTACCGCGCCTTCCGCTAAACTTGTGAAATTGATCCAATTGGTAGAGAGCCTTGTTGTCCAGAAAAGAAAGGTATTGATCTGGACTTGCTTCAGAAGCAGCGTTGACGAAATCAAGGAGGCACTCGCACATTACTCACCATTGGTAATCGATGGCTCTGTAACGAGCAGCTCGGAAAGATCCCTTGCGGTAGAGCGGTTTCAAACTGATTCTTCATTCATGGTAATGATTGCGAACCCAGCCGCCGCTGGCGCAGGCATAACACTTCATGCCTCTCACGATGCGATTTATTATTCTTACACTAATCAAGCCGCTCATTATCTTCAGTCGCTTGACAGAATCCATCGAAGAGGCCAACTTGCACCGACCGTCAATTACTATATGTTGATTTCGGAAAATACGATTGAAGAAAACGAGGTGAAGCGGTTGCGGCAACGCGAGATCGCACAACACGACCTTCTGGGTGACGTGATCCCGTGGCCAGAATCGCTGGATCAGGCTCTTGCTGAATTAACAGCACCGGGGGTTTGATATGACTTGTCATGCGTGGATCGTCCCAGAGTCATGGTTGAATCTTTTGGATTCGCATGGAGGCGTATCATCATGTTATTCCGTCCCCGTCGACTTAATTGCTTCGTGGGAGGAACTTGCCGGTACGACTCTTTTTATTGTTGCGCGTGGTAAGTTGTCTGACTTTATTTTTTCCCGTATTTTTATCGACTCTGTAGACGTTGGCGTTGATGACAGCGATTCTCCCAAGGAGTATCTCCTCAACGTGAACGTTGCGAAGTCTTTAAGAATCTCCCGCATAAACAATCCGCAGGATATTCGCGATTTCGCACTGGATGATTTAATGGGAAAGCCATATGGGTTTCATCGGTTGAGTGATGCGGAGTATCAATCGCTCAACAAAGTAATTGGCGGTGGTTGTAAAATCCTTTTTACCCATGTTCCCGACAACATATTGAATAGGATTGACCCTCCAGTTCAATTGTGCGGAGCCGTGTTCGCTCCGATGATCATCCTAAAGGAGGTTCTATCTCGATTTTCTCTTCCAGAAATGTGGGGGAGCATCAAATTTCCAGATCCAGCGGCTAATTTTGCGTCCCACTATCTTCGGAAGCATCCCGAATTTCTCTCGTCTGGTACTGTCGATGAAAGCCTTGAAATCCTTAAGGGTTTTTCATCGCCATGTCTAACTACAAATTCTAATTTTTCTGACAAGGATGGCGGTCCCCATAAACTCAAAGTAGCCGCAGCACCATTACAATCAGTCGACATTTCGTTAACGCCTATTGATCCTAACGACATTAAAGTCAGGCACTTTGCTTCTCATGTGCAGAACATATCGGTT
This Fibrobacter succinogenes DNA region includes the following protein-coding sequences:
- a CDS encoding ParB/RepB/Spo0J family partition protein, which codes for MSKTAFMCSDPHITSRLYNGRRLPVYECKVDINMINGWVDNPRIEVEKRRFQATHGMRELTQDEVFDIMKNTAEFKLADLRDDILKNGLREPLTLSWSGRLLDGNRRFFALKYALESMSPTDPNRQDLEKVPAYVLLADASEEDEQNVLVEENFSASLKLEWPDYVKAQMVVNAYRNGAGLDERQIAKKFGWSKQKVIEALKIDEIIQSFMTFATDPKDPEDETGGGLGLSETDAENICAKNYQYFNEAKKSFANQLKTEPDFAIQFFKWIYEGKFSSFPEVRIAYKAWNSPEAKAALMQPDPTAAKSAKAIIDYNSRVVKTNDEIEGRIVNFTRFIEGISVAQLQSVSEEAKNSFRRMIVTFNSLLDTVEATR
- a CDS encoding DEAD/DEAH box helicase; translation: MTASVQDDTIVLSCTGVEFIRARATLCSLIGGKCRVERGRIFLPLNCADLVLDHFPEIRCPELESRRGALDLHFAAVVKANSDFAQARIDRVAAPWCDTLDIPQQYAVNAMICPNLRGACLFDEQGTGKTVMTIAAFDLLVSYGEVSRMIVVAPKSMLGGWEKDFIRFTQDKYRIGIVEGSTEEKRTVVDSCPDVLIVNYEGMSNVLVLLKAIAKQSKVMLSIDESYYAKNPNAVRSSLLQELRPFCVKGYVLCGTPAPRTPYDLINQVTLADDGFAFAGFTKGASEDADRDRIKNIVQTRAVVIRRLKKAVLKDVPEKNFEIVRVALTGRQREMYDKARDQLLVELKSLDNRTFKKRLTSYFQKRASLLEICATPRMVDPLFTAPSAKLVKLIQLVESLVVQKRKVLIWTCFRSSVDEIKEALAHYSPLVIDGSVTSSSERSLAVERFQTDSSFMVMIANPAAAGAGITLHASHDAIYYSYTNQAAHYLQSLDRIHRRGQLAPTVNYYMLISENTIEENEVKRLRQREIAQHDLLGDVIPWPESLDQALAELTAPGV